The region TCCATACCAAGCTCGAGATTTCTAGGATCATTCCAATCAATTTTTTCCATATTCTCAACTATTTTATCTAACTTTGGATTGGTCCATCTTGAAGTAGGACCATTTTGTACAGCGTATTCACCAATAGGTTTATAAACCCTTGAATGGAAAGGACTTAAAACTCTGTCCAAATCCGGATGACCTCCCCAAGGTTCAGGTGCTGGCCAATTAGTTGATACCTCATAGTTTCCAAAGAAAGTTATATCTTGTATTGATTCACTTGTAACTACATTAACATCAATGCCGAAGTTTCTCCATTGCTGTGCAGCAGCCAAACCATTTCTATTTGAAGGATGAGAAGGAGATGGATGATTAATTATAGTAATCTTCCAAGGAGTACCATCTGGTAGTAACCATTTACCGTTTTTATCTCTCTTGAACCCATTTCTGATTAATAATTGTTCAGCTACGTCTGGTGCATATTTCCACCACCCAGGTCCAAACATTTCTTTAAGTTCATTGATATCATTTGGTACAGTGTATCCTCTTTCTCTTGCGTATTGAGCAGCCCTAAGTGTTGCAGAAGGATCGTATGGTTTAAAAGGTTGTCCGTTAACTTCTATATCTAACGTGAAGTTTTTTAACCATTCTTCCATGGGCTCATAATAAACTTTTAAATAATAAGGAGTTGGAGGTAAGTGTAGCACTCCCATTGGGGCAGCTCCATCAAAAGCTATCCCTATGTAATCAACTATATCTATTGCCAAAGTTAAAGCCCACCTGACATCTTTTATGTTATAGGGATAAACTTCATTATTTAAAGTCAGTCCTGTAATACAAGGATCAACATTAACTATCCATGGATATTCTATTCTGTATGCCCTTGTATATGGGTTCCTTTGTGTAAGTGCTCTAAAAGCTTCAATTGTTAGATCTGTCATATCTAAATTGTGATTTGCTTGAGCGATTACTTTATTTGAAGTTTCTCCATAATAATAGAAAAGGACATATTTAGGTTTTGGCTCTCCATACAACATTCCTGTTGGTGTTCTTTCCCAATCTTCTCTCTTTTCATACAACGTCCAATAACCGGCTTGATCATAATCTTTTAGTACATATGGACCGCTGCTAATTGGAGGATTGAAATCAAAGGTAATAGGATCATCGACCTTTTCAAAAACATGTTTTGGGAAAGGTCTCCATCCTCCCCATCTATCAATGAAATTCGCATGAAACCGTGCGTTGGGTTCCTTTAATTCAAAGACAACAGTGTAATTATCTGTTTTGTAGACTTTTTTTACATTCAAATTGAACGTATCATGGCTACCCATAGCTGTATATTTCATAGCTGTTTCAATTCCATATACAATGTCATCAGCGGTAATTTCTACTCCATCACTCCAATAGCAACCCTTTCTTAATTTTATTGTCATTTGTGTAAAATCTTTGTTATATATTGGCTCTTCTGATGCTAAAGCGTTTATTACTTCTCCTGTAGTAGGGTCAACTATCCATAAAGGTTCTAAAATTAATTGTTGAATGCCTCTATCAGGATTACGCCACGCAGACGTAAAAACGTTAAAATTACCCGGAGAC is a window of Defluviitoga tunisiensis DNA encoding:
- a CDS encoding ABC transporter substrate-binding protein, encoding MKKSACIIVLALLLFITGLSQVAGIPREETLIVDVLSGRAGSPGNFNVFTSAWRNPDRGIQQLILEPLWIVDPTTGEVINALASEEPIYNKDFTQMTIKLRKGCYWSDGVEITADDIVYGIETAMKYTAMGSHDTFNLNVKKVYKTDNYTVVFELKEPNARFHANFIDRWGGWRPFPKHVFEKVDDPITFDFNPPISSGPYVLKDYDQAGYWTLYEKREDWERTPTGMLYGEPKPKYVLFYYYGETSNKVIAQANHNLDMTDLTIEAFRALTQRNPYTRAYRIEYPWIVNVDPCITGLTLNNEVYPYNIKDVRWALTLAIDIVDYIGIAFDGAAPMGVLHLPPTPYYLKVYYEPMEEWLKNFTLDIEVNGQPFKPYDPSATLRAAQYARERGYTVPNDINELKEMFGPGWWKYAPDVAEQLLIRNGFKRDKNGKWLLPDGTPWKITIINHPSPSHPSNRNGLAAAQQWRNFGIDVNVVTSESIQDITFFGNYEVSTNWPAPEPWGGHPDLDRVLSPFHSRVYKPIGEYAVQNGPTSRWTNPKLDKIVENMEKIDWNDPRNLELGMEGLKLLIEEMPTIPTFGYPGVVGWDEYYWTNYPGAENPYTQPYHHWPNLKYMLPYLEPTGRK